A genomic segment from Romeriopsis navalis LEGE 11480 encodes:
- a CDS encoding S1 RNA-binding domain-containing protein encodes MTDSTASFSMEDFEKALGQFDYEFSKGQIVTGKAVAYESDFALIDIGGKSPGILPKDEASVYATNDLSTIVPVDEAREFLIIREQNADGQVTLSLRQLEQRKIWQKLVEMQESKESFQVKVTGSNKGGVQVNAMGLRGFIPRSHLANRGNIEGMKGQTLSVLVLDMEENRNRIVLSNRLATRAASFSQLQIGQIVEGTITGIRPFGAFVEFDGNSGLLHVSQISNKRVDDVNKVLNVGDTIKVLIADLNEGENRIALTTKHFESFPGEMLENSQKVMEEVDDRAERARKTLMGSGDAA; translated from the coding sequence ATGACTGACTCCACCGCCTCCTTCTCAATGGAGGACTTTGAAAAAGCCCTTGGTCAATTCGATTACGAATTTTCTAAAGGTCAAATCGTCACAGGAAAAGCCGTTGCTTACGAAAGCGACTTTGCGCTGATCGATATTGGTGGCAAGTCTCCCGGTATCCTGCCTAAGGATGAAGCTTCCGTCTACGCCACAAACGATCTATCGACGATCGTCCCCGTCGATGAAGCACGCGAGTTTCTGATCATTCGCGAGCAGAACGCCGATGGTCAGGTGACCCTTTCCCTGCGTCAGCTCGAACAGCGCAAAATTTGGCAGAAGCTGGTCGAGATGCAAGAAAGCAAAGAGAGCTTCCAGGTTAAAGTCACCGGCAGCAACAAAGGTGGCGTGCAGGTTAATGCAATGGGTCTGCGTGGCTTTATTCCACGATCGCATCTGGCCAATCGCGGCAATATTGAGGGCATGAAGGGGCAAACGCTCTCGGTCTTAGTGCTAGATATGGAAGAGAACCGCAACCGCATCGTGCTCTCCAACCGACTCGCAACCCGTGCCGCCAGCTTTAGCCAATTGCAAATCGGGCAAATTGTGGAAGGCACCATTACAGGTATCCGCCCCTTTGGCGCATTTGTCGAATTTGATGGCAACTCTGGTCTCCTCCACGTTAGCCAAATCAGCAACAAACGGGTTGATGACGTCAACAAAGTGCTCAACGTCGGCGACACCATCAAGGTTTTGATTGCGGATCTGAACGAGGGTGAAAATCGGATCGCCCTGACCACAAAGCACTTTGAGAGCTTTCCGGGCGAAATGCTAGAAAATTCGCAGAAAGTCATGGAAGAAGTCGATGATCGGGCCGAGCGAGCCCGGAAAACCCTCATGGGTAGCGGCGACGCTGCGTAG
- a CDS encoding Tab2/Atab2 family RNA-binding protein has translation MAITWELDFYSRPIVDENNKKVWEILLCESQTGITPPSKPLFKYAEYCANNQVNSIWIAEAMQRAIAKAGESPDRIRFFRQSMNNMITKACGDINLIAMPSRRTFELSQWLQERMEKVYPEHPGYKAGSNASVVFPTTPPQRLPDALQGQKWQIVSLQAAAFDEFDEWDVDFGEAFSIKATGTANDALIPGLVIYSPRATAMAAWMSGLELAAVNLEQEGKQPCLVLETGVLDRWVLTPLPTPELKAEAERFEASKKAAGNIHFIALQTSPDVEEFAGFWMLRDVSLI, from the coding sequence ATGGCAATTACTTGGGAACTAGATTTCTACTCACGTCCGATCGTCGATGAGAATAACAAGAAAGTCTGGGAAATCTTGCTCTGCGAAAGCCAAACCGGTATCACACCGCCCAGCAAACCGCTGTTTAAATACGCGGAATATTGCGCCAACAATCAAGTCAACTCCATCTGGATCGCCGAAGCCATGCAACGGGCGATCGCGAAAGCCGGTGAATCGCCCGATCGGATTCGCTTCTTCCGGCAGTCGATGAATAACATGATCACCAAAGCCTGTGGTGATATTAATCTGATCGCCATGCCCAGCCGCCGCACCTTCGAACTATCGCAGTGGCTCCAAGAGCGGATGGAAAAGGTGTATCCCGAGCATCCCGGCTACAAAGCTGGTAGTAATGCTTCGGTCGTATTTCCCACCACACCACCACAGCGCCTACCCGATGCCTTGCAAGGTCAAAAATGGCAGATTGTCAGCCTCCAAGCCGCCGCCTTTGATGAATTCGACGAATGGGATGTGGATTTTGGTGAGGCATTCTCAATTAAGGCGACTGGGACAGCCAACGATGCCTTAATCCCCGGTCTGGTAATCTATTCACCACGCGCTACAGCCATGGCGGCCTGGATGTCAGGCCTTGAACTGGCGGCGGTGAATCTTGAACAAGAAGGCAAGCAACCTTGCTTGGTCCTCGAAACCGGGGTGCTCGATCGCTGGGTTTTGACGCCACTGCCCACACCGGAGTTGAAAGCAGAAGCCGAACGCTTTGAAGCATCGAAAAAAGCGGCCGGTAATATCCACTTCATCGCCCTGCAAACTAGCCCTGATGTTGAAGAATTTGCGGGTTTCTGGATGCTGCGTGATGTGTCGCTCATTTAG
- a CDS encoding dienelactone hydrolase family protein — protein sequence MTQPLQTESIQIPNGALQIAAYQSAPQAPGNYPCIIVIQEVFGVNAYIRDVCDRIASWGFIAVAPAIFQRTAPGFEVGYRPEDLAAGRSHKDQTKAPELISDIQATIAYLKQQPQANARQLGIIGFCFGGHVAYLGATLPEIKVSALFYPSGIAVMTPGGGEPSLTLANKIQGTIYGFFGLQDPIIPNSQTDQIETTFQQQGIKHQIFRYPADHGFACDRRPAYNAEAATDAWKHTQELFDTLKHNS from the coding sequence GTGACTCAGCCGCTTCAGACCGAATCCATCCAAATCCCCAATGGTGCGCTGCAAATCGCCGCCTACCAATCTGCCCCCCAAGCCCCTGGCAACTATCCCTGCATCATTGTGATTCAGGAAGTATTTGGGGTAAATGCCTACATTCGCGATGTCTGCGATCGGATTGCCAGTTGGGGATTCATCGCTGTGGCACCAGCGATTTTTCAACGCACGGCCCCCGGATTTGAAGTCGGTTATCGCCCGGAAGATCTAGCCGCGGGACGATCGCACAAAGACCAAACGAAAGCGCCGGAGCTGATCAGCGATATTCAAGCCACGATCGCCTATCTCAAGCAACAACCCCAAGCCAATGCCCGGCAATTGGGCATTATCGGGTTCTGCTTCGGTGGACATGTCGCCTACCTCGGGGCAACCCTGCCAGAAATCAAAGTATCGGCGCTGTTCTACCCGAGTGGCATCGCCGTCATGACACCAGGTGGTGGTGAACCCTCACTCACATTGGCTAACAAAATCCAGGGAACCATCTACGGTTTCTTTGGTTTACAGGATCCGATTATTCCCAACAGCCAAACGGACCAAATTGAAACGACTTTTCAGCAGCAAGGGATCAAGCATCAGATTTTCCGTTATCCCGCTGATCATGGTTTCGCTTGCGATCGACGTCCGGCTTACAACGCTGAAGCAGCAACCGATGCATGGAAACATACCCAAGAATTATTTGACACACTCAAGCACAACTCATGA
- a CDS encoding DUF4278 domain-containing protein — protein MFTSIHIRGEIMQFIYRGVKYNSQPNAAKVREGEVGGKYRGQVWHRHLNTEKAAQKPLHNLKYRGVALTL, from the coding sequence ATGTTCACTTCGATTCACATTAGAGGCGAGATTATGCAGTTTATCTACCGTGGTGTTAAGTACAACAGTCAGCCTAACGCCGCAAAAGTGCGTGAAGGTGAAGTCGGTGGGAAGTACCGAGGACAAGTTTGGCACCGCCATTTGAACACCGAAAAGGCCGCCCAAAAACCGCTACACAATCTCAAGTATCGCGGCGTGGCTCTGACTCTTTAG
- a CDS encoding GntR family transcriptional regulator — translation MQFKIQADSDIPASTQLYNQILFAIASRQFPPGHRLPSTRQLAMLTGLHRNTISKVYRQLEDAGVVDAQAGSGIYVRDQTAEGAARSRSPLLSQFPESHKLIQHTVDELLKQGCSLGQARELFLAEIDWRLRCSAQVLVAAPKHDLAAGEMILRELKKALDIPMQLVPMEELEQVLDQSQSSTVVTSRYFIAQAEAITTPRAARVIPIDIYNFEQEIKLIREFPKGHSLGVVSLSAETVGVAEVIIYSIRGEELLVLTSAVSDRYKLDAMVRNAQTIICDEASYDTVKAAIVAAREDIIRPPQLISFENFIDARSISLLKRELGLEA, via the coding sequence GTGCAGTTCAAGATTCAGGCGGATAGTGACATTCCTGCCTCAACTCAGCTTTATAACCAGATCTTGTTTGCGATCGCCTCGCGTCAATTTCCGCCTGGACATCGTTTGCCCAGTACGCGGCAATTGGCGATGTTGACTGGGTTACACCGCAACACGATTAGTAAGGTTTATCGGCAACTGGAAGATGCGGGGGTGGTTGATGCCCAAGCGGGTTCCGGGATTTACGTGCGGGATCAGACGGCAGAAGGTGCGGCCCGTAGTCGATCGCCTCTGCTGAGCCAATTTCCCGAATCGCACAAACTAATTCAACATACGGTTGATGAGTTGCTGAAGCAGGGCTGTTCCTTGGGCCAAGCGCGGGAGTTGTTTCTGGCGGAGATTGACTGGCGCTTGCGCTGTAGCGCACAGGTGTTAGTCGCCGCCCCGAAGCATGACCTTGCGGCAGGCGAAATGATTCTGCGCGAGCTGAAAAAAGCGCTAGATATTCCGATGCAACTGGTGCCGATGGAGGAGCTTGAGCAGGTCTTAGATCAAAGTCAGTCGAGTACGGTTGTGACTAGCCGTTACTTTATTGCCCAAGCCGAAGCGATTACGACGCCACGGGCAGCGCGTGTGATTCCGATCGATATCTATAATTTCGAGCAGGAGATCAAATTAATTCGCGAATTCCCGAAAGGCCATAGCTTGGGTGTTGTCAGTCTCAGTGCGGAAACTGTGGGAGTGGCGGAAGTTATTATCTACAGTATTCGGGGCGAGGAACTGCTGGTATTAACCTCGGCGGTGAGCGATCGCTATAAGCTCGATGCGATGGTCCGCAATGCCCAGACGATTATTTGTGATGAAGCGAGTTATGACACGGTGAAAGCCGCGATTGTTGCTGCGCGGGAAGACATCATTCGGCCACCGCAATTAATTTCGTTTGAGAACTTTATTGATGCACGATCGATTAGCTTGTTGAAACGCGAGTTGGGTTTAGAAGCGTAG
- the pirA gene encoding arginine synthesis PII-interacting regulator PirA: MQLIYRGVQHDRQTAALKVRETGVSGKYRGQVWNQQALAETPAAAPLHHLKYRGAAYTIGEIETAKTRQPIEAVVPSGTVLSNLLPQVSRLHKANLQHNIEHRLEVAKAQGNSNLIAMLEREFQEVMS; encoded by the coding sequence ATGCAACTTATCTACCGTGGTGTTCAGCACGATCGTCAGACCGCTGCGCTCAAGGTTCGTGAAACCGGCGTTAGTGGTAAGTATCGGGGCCAAGTTTGGAACCAACAGGCACTAGCTGAGACACCAGCCGCCGCGCCCTTACATCACCTAAAGTATCGTGGTGCAGCCTACACAATTGGCGAGATCGAGACGGCCAAAACACGTCAGCCGATCGAGGCAGTGGTCCCTTCCGGCACCGTCTTGAGCAACCTGCTGCCACAGGTTAGCCGCCTACATAAAGCCAACCTACAGCACAATATCGAGCATCGACTTGAAGTTGCTAAAGCTCAAGGCAACTCAAACTTGATTGCAATGCTTGAGCGTGAATTTCAAGAAGTCATGTCCTAA